The following are from one region of the Pocillopora verrucosa isolate sample1 chromosome 3, ASM3666991v2, whole genome shotgun sequence genome:
- the LOC131777366 gene encoding alpha-1A adrenergic receptor-like produces MAANESLSVNFNNLRDLYMKFELAEGICLPVLSVLTVSTNILLLIAIWKDPGKNFRSPTTYFLIGLAIADLLTGMSTEPFFAVYHIMNFQSGGKPIPRVVAKLYNIGQSISTVTISSSYLIILGLSISQYIAIKWPHKYKVLITRNRVIVSVLLSWLYFICFTLVPSFTPNIDHQLFLKVDLALHPVLISTILFTTLILLYRVFSQEVQRRRSYRKSDSQKGTVRGKSENLQRQFVIVTFYLAAILLISALPHIAIQFVWLYVALSEEGSYYTFMALRVRDLLLFLKVALDAFIYAWRLPSYRKALKRSINHSRRDSKSSVEVKG; encoded by the coding sequence ATGGCCGCAAATGAAAGTCTATCGGTGAACTTTAACAATCTGAGGGATTTGTACATGAAGTTTGAGCTCGCAGAGGGAATTTGCCTTCCAGTTCTGTCTGTTTTAACGGTTTCCACCAACATTTTACTCTTGATAGCGATATGGAAAGACCCGGGGAAAAACTTTAGATCACCAACAACTTACTTCTTGATAGGTCTTGCTATTGCAGACCTCTTAACTGGCATGTCGACCGAACCATTTTTCGCCGTTTATCACATCATGAATTTCCAGAGTGGAGGCAAGCCTATTCCCAGAGTGGTTGCTAAACTCTACAACATAGGACAGTCAATATCAACTGTAACTATAAGCTCCTCGTATTTAATAATCCTGGGTCTGTCGATATCGCAATACATTGCCATTAAGTGGCCACACAAGTACAAAGTTTTAATCACGCGAAATCGCGTCATCGTAAGTGTTCTATTAAGTTGGTTGTACTTCATTTGTTTCACGCTAGTCCcgtctttcacaccaaacattGATCACCAATTGTTCCTGAAGGTAGATCTGGCCTTGCATCCTGTATTGATTTCCACCATTTTATTCACAACGTTAATTTTATTATACAGAGTTTTCTCGCAGGAAGTTCAGCGGAGGCGATCATACAGAAAGTCAGATAGTCAGAAAGGAACTGTCAGGGGCAAATCGGAAAATCTTCAACGGCAGTTTGTAATAGTCACGTTTTATTTGGCAGcaattcttttgatttcagcTTTACCTCATATCGCTATTCAATTTGTCTGGCTGTACGTAGCTCTATCTGAGGAAGGATCATATTACACCTTCATGGCTTTACGGGTTCGAGATTTGTTGCTCTTTCTCAAAGTGGCGCTTGATGCCTTCATATACGCGTGGCGATTGCCTTCTTATCGTAAAGCCTTAAAAAGGTCGATAAATCATTCAAGGCGAGATAGTAAATCTTCTGTTGAAGTAAAAGGGTGA
- the LOC131777365 gene encoding galaxin-like isoform X1 yields MSRWIEIVAFFLLSVVAINCQVSGPTGPIGPPGPPRPECRPVLIKGGPPSKFPPTPNFPYRCCGSVPYNYFTSVCCLNRVYPKKPGYACCGSSIYNSRAKICCSNRLLPRQLGKFCCGMGLYDPKKQVCCNRQPVTKPPSSPFNRCCGSALYDPSKYLCCSNTVQLRKPGQVCCGTRLYDRSKELCCNRQPVRKTSPSHTACCGSSPYVPRQQSCCFGEPYNRANQLCCNRKVMTKPSLSHTGCCGGIPYDPRKQRCCFGEPYNRANQLCCNRQVMTKPSLSHTGCCGGIPYDPRKQRCCGTKLYDPQSSLCCGRQLHNKPSNSHACCGRATYDTRRQMCCYGKVISTSDPFPSIPSRIGCCGSFFDPKAFNTATHLCCNRRVIPKPTPTSTAYACCGTVPYDRRQMVCCGSVLYSKPCSNVAMSCCGLTPYYPSNQLCCARQITYRPPDIRSPRCCGQMSYDPSKQGCCGFSRVFTFATHQCCPDRTVQPKGCCYNRNVQGARPPPGCRLVVQPPA; encoded by the exons ATGTCTCGCTGGATTGAAATtgttgcattttttcttttatcag ttGTAGCAATCAACTGCCAGGTGTCTGGTCCCACGGGTCCTATAGGTCCTCCAGGTCCCCCGAGGCCAGAGTGTCGACCTGTGTTGATCAAAGGTGGCCCTCCTTCCAAATTTCCTCCGACGCCAAACTTCCCGTACCGCTGTTGTGGAAGCGTTCCTTACAATTATTTTACAAGTGTCTGTTGCCTCAACCGAGTTTATCCAAAGAAACCTGGTTATGCATGCTGTGGATCGAGTATATACAACTCCAGGGCAAAAATCTGCTGCAGTAACAGGCTACTCCCCAGGCAGCTAGGAAAATTTTGCTGTGGGATGGGACTATATGATCCAAAGAAACAAGTATGCTGCAACCGTCAACCAGTAACAAAGCCACCATCATCCCCTTTTAACCGGTGCTGTGGAAGTGCCCTCTACGACCCATCCAAATACTTGTGCTGCAGTAACACAGTACAACTCCGGAAGCCAGGACAGGTTTGCTGTGGAACAAGACTGTATGATCGAAGTAAGGAACTCTGTTGCAACCGTCAACCAGTAAGAAAGACATCGCCTTCTCATACGGCGTGCTGTGGAAGCAGTCCATATGTTCCTCGCCAACAATCGTGCTGCTTCGGCGAGCCATACAATCGTGCAAATCAACTCTGTTGCAATCGCAAAGTAATGACAAAACCATCGCTTTCTCATACAGGATGTTGTGGAGGCATCCCTTATGACCCTCGAAAACAACGCTGCTGCTTCGGCGAGCCATACAATCGTGCAAATCAACTCTGTTGCAATCGCCAAGTAATGACAAAACCATCGCTTTCTCATACAGGATGTTGTGGAGGCATCCCTTATGACCCTCGCAAACAACGCTGCTGCGGCACAAAACTGTATGATCCACAGAGTTCCCTATGCTGCGGTAGACAGTTGCACAACAAGCCTTCAAACTCACATGCTTGCTGTGGCAGGGCAACATATGACACCAGAAGGCAGATGTGTTGCTATGGTAAAGTAATCAGCACATCGGATCCCTTTCCTTCCATTCCTTCCAGAATTGGATGCTGTGG ATCGTTTTTCGATCCAAAAGCATTTAACACAGCCACACATCTCTGTTGCAACCGACGAGTGATACCAAAACCAACTCCAACATCAACTGCCTATGCGTGCTGTGGAACTGTCCCATATGATCGCAGACAGATG GTATGCTGTGGCTCAGTTCTTTATTCCAAGCCATGTTCGAATGTGGCAATGAGCTGTTGTGGTCTAACTCCATATTACCCATCAAATCAGTTGTGCTGTGCTCGACAGATCACCTACAGACCACCAGACATCAGATCCCCGCGCTGCTGTGGCCAGATGTCATATGACCCATCTAAACAG GGTTGCTGTGGTTTCTCTCGTGTTTTTACTTTCGCAACACACCAATGCTGTCCTGACCGCACAGTGCAACCCAAGGGATGCTGTTACAATCGCAACGTGCAGGGTGCCAGGCCCCCTCCGGGCTGCCGGCTTGTGGTTCAACCACCTGCATAA
- the LOC131777365 gene encoding galaxin-like isoform X2 produces MSRWIEIVAFFLLSVVAINCQVSGPTGPIGPPGPPRPECRPVLIKGGPPSKFPPTPNFPYRCCGSVPYNYFTSVCCLNRVYPKKPGYACCGSSIYNSRAKICCSNRLLPRQLGKFCCGMGLYDPKKQVCCNRQPVRKTSPSHTACCGSSPYVPRQQSCCFGEPYNRANQLCCNRKVMTKPSLSHTGCCGGIPYDPRKQRCCFGEPYNRANQLCCNRQVMTKPSLSHTGCCGGIPYDPRKQRCCGTKLYDPQSSLCCGRQLHNKPSNSHACCGRATYDTRRQMCCYGKVISTSDPFPSIPSRIGCCGSFFDPKAFNTATHLCCNRRVIPKPTPTSTAYACCGTVPYDRRQMVCCGSVLYSKPCSNVAMSCCGLTPYYPSNQLCCARQITYRPPDIRSPRCCGQMSYDPSKQGCCGFSRVFTFATHQCCPDRTVQPKGCCYNRNVQGARPPPGCRLVVQPPA; encoded by the exons ATGTCTCGCTGGATTGAAATtgttgcattttttcttttatcag ttGTAGCAATCAACTGCCAGGTGTCTGGTCCCACGGGTCCTATAGGTCCTCCAGGTCCCCCGAGGCCAGAGTGTCGACCTGTGTTGATCAAAGGTGGCCCTCCTTCCAAATTTCCTCCGACGCCAAACTTCCCGTACCGCTGTTGTGGAAGCGTTCCTTACAATTATTTTACAAGTGTCTGTTGCCTCAACCGAGTTTATCCAAAGAAACCTGGTTATGCATGCTGTGGATCGAGTATATACAACTCCAGGGCAAAAATCTGCTGCAGTAACAGGCTACTCCCCAGGCAGCTAGGAAAATTTTGCTGTGGGATGGGACTATATGATCCAAAGAAACAAGTA TGTTGCAACCGTCAACCAGTAAGAAAGACATCGCCTTCTCATACGGCGTGCTGTGGAAGCAGTCCATATGTTCCTCGCCAACAATCGTGCTGCTTCGGCGAGCCATACAATCGTGCAAATCAACTCTGTTGCAATCGCAAAGTAATGACAAAACCATCGCTTTCTCATACAGGATGTTGTGGAGGCATCCCTTATGACCCTCGAAAACAACGCTGCTGCTTCGGCGAGCCATACAATCGTGCAAATCAACTCTGTTGCAATCGCCAAGTAATGACAAAACCATCGCTTTCTCATACAGGATGTTGTGGAGGCATCCCTTATGACCCTCGCAAACAACGCTGCTGCGGCACAAAACTGTATGATCCACAGAGTTCCCTATGCTGCGGTAGACAGTTGCACAACAAGCCTTCAAACTCACATGCTTGCTGTGGCAGGGCAACATATGACACCAGAAGGCAGATGTGTTGCTATGGTAAAGTAATCAGCACATCGGATCCCTTTCCTTCCATTCCTTCCAGAATTGGATGCTGTGG ATCGTTTTTCGATCCAAAAGCATTTAACACAGCCACACATCTCTGTTGCAACCGACGAGTGATACCAAAACCAACTCCAACATCAACTGCCTATGCGTGCTGTGGAACTGTCCCATATGATCGCAGACAGATG GTATGCTGTGGCTCAGTTCTTTATTCCAAGCCATGTTCGAATGTGGCAATGAGCTGTTGTGGTCTAACTCCATATTACCCATCAAATCAGTTGTGCTGTGCTCGACAGATCACCTACAGACCACCAGACATCAGATCCCCGCGCTGCTGTGGCCAGATGTCATATGACCCATCTAAACAG GGTTGCTGTGGTTTCTCTCGTGTTTTTACTTTCGCAACACACCAATGCTGTCCTGACCGCACAGTGCAACCCAAGGGATGCTGTTACAATCGCAACGTGCAGGGTGCCAGGCCCCCTCCGGGCTGCCGGCTTGTGGTTCAACCACCTGCATAA